The genomic region ACCCGCCAAAAAATCAAAAAAAGAATTAGAAAAATAAATATGGAAAAAAATCGATTAAACTTCGGCCAACGGGGTAATGATTTTTTCTTTAAGCGCGTACATTACAATGTCGGCGGTATTTCCCAAGCCTAATTTCTGCATAATATTTTTGCGATGGGTATTAACCGTATGTTTGGAAAGAAAGAGTTTATCGGCAATTTCTTTGTTGGTCATACCTTCTGCGATGAGTCGAATAATTTCCATTTCGCGTTTGCTAATATCAACCGGTTCGCAACAACTGGCAACGTGGTCAAGATTGACTTCAGATGTTTGTTCGACCAATACTGCGTCAAGGATTTTACCACAGAAGAAATTTTTACCTTCGAATGTATTTGCTACTGCATCCAGAATTTCGTCTTTATCACAATCTTTAAGCACGTAGCTGCAGATTCCGGCTTCGATAGCGCGAAGAATATGTGGTTTAGAAATTTGGTTTGAAATAGCTAAAACTTTGATATTGGGATTGATAACTAGGGCTTTGGCAATATCTTCCGGTTTAAATTCCGGTTCTGTAAAATCGATAATCATTACATCAGCCAGTTTTAACTCTTTTGATTTTTTTAGGTCCTCGCTATTACCTGCTTCAGAAATAATATTCAGGTTTTTATTGGAGGAAAGTAATGCTTTCAGACCTTCACGGATGAGATAGCTGCTATCAGCAATAATTATTTTTATTTGTGCCATGTTCATACAACCAATGGTCAAAATTACAAAACGAATTGGAATTTAAAAATCTAAATTGAAGCCATCGTAGACAAGCATGGTATTTGGGAAATGATTTTTTGCTTCGGCAAGGAAGGGGGTAGTATCTTTATATCGGGACGAAAAGTGGCCGAGTAAAAGTGTTTGAGTTTCAATTAAGCTAGCCATTTGGGCGGCTTGATTCGCGGTTGAATGGAAGGTGGATTGGGCTCTTGATTCGAGTTCTTGGGTAAAAGTAGCTTCGTGGTAAAGAACTTTAACTTGATGGATATAATCGTTTAGTTTTGGATGAAAGGCCGTATCGGAGCAAAAGGCGTAACTGGAGGAAGGTTTTGGTGGAGTGGTCAAAAGGGCATTTGGAATCGTATGACCTTGTGAATTAATCCAATCCGATCCTGCTTTAATCGCCATCATATCTTCAACCGGAATATGGTGAATTTCTATAGCTTCTCTTCTCAAATTTCTAAGTTTTGGTTTTTCTTGGAAAAGGAAACCATTGCATTGGATTTTATGAAGGAGAGGGAAGGAGAAAATTTCTAAGAAGGAATTTTCCCAAATAAGTTGTTTTGAATCGGTAGAATGGAAATGGTAATTGATTTGGAATTGCAAATGAGTATCGGAATGATTGAAAATGATGGAGAGTATTTCATCCAAACCTTTTGGGCAAAAGAGGTGAAGGGGTTCTGTTCTACCTCCCAGGTGCATACTTGAAATTAATCCGGGAAGTCCTAGCCAGTGATCACCATGAAGATGGCTAATAAAAATATGATTAATTTTTAGAAGCGGTATTTTTTTTCGGAGAAGTGAAATTTGAGTTGATTCACCACAATCAATTAAAAACAACCGCCCAGAAACTTCGAGTAACTGGGCGGTTGGATTTCTGGTTAAGGTTGGTGTTGCACTTCCACTACCCAGAATAAGGATATTCATGCTATTAGCGTTTAACTTGCATTTTTTGAGTGAAGTTTTTGCTTCCGTTAGATAGGCTAAAGAAGTAAATACCTTCTTTTAGGCTACTTCCATCAAATTCAACTTGGTTAACACCTGCTTTAGATTGGATGGATTGAGAATAAACTTCTTTACCAAGCATATCAAAAACTTTTAGGTTAACTTTTTCAACACCTGGGGTGCTGAAAGCGATGGTGGTTGAACCTGAGAAAGGGTTTGGCATGTTTTGGATTACAGAAAAAGCATTTGCATTCAGGTCTTCGATTCCTGTAGAAATATCCATGGTATAGGATTTGTCGAAAAGTTGAGGTAATGCCGGAACAGGGATTTCAGTAAAAGGAGTAGAAATGGTTCCAGGGAAGGAGAAGTCGCCAAGTCCGGTTAAGGTAGCATTACCAGCCGTAGAGGAGGTAATTTGTACAGTGAAAGAACCGCCTTCAGTTGGAGCACCGTTTAAAGTCAAGGTTCCTGAAGATCCGGCAGCATATTCTCCGGTTGCAACATCAAAAGTTCCGGTAACACCAGCAGGTAATCCGGCAACAGTTAGGGTAGTTGCGGTAATGTTAGCAGGCAAAGTAGAAGGAATTGGTAAACCAGGGATAGCAGGAAGACCAAATGCTGCAGTGCTAATGGTAGCGGTGGAAGGAACAGTAAAATTAATAGTTTGGTTGTAAGTGGTACCAACTGCTCCACCAGGAATGGTTGCTGGAGTGTAGATGTCAATAGCTTGAGCGAAGCTAGCAAGGCTAGAGGCTACAATAGCGATAGATAAAACTAATTTTTTCATTTAATTAAGAGTAAAAGTTTATTGATTGTTATTGGGTTAGTTGATTACTATTTTTGGATAGACATTTTTCCGGTAGTGGTTATTTGTCCGTTGTTTAAAGAGTAGAAATAAGTTCCGTTAGCTAAATTAGAATTTGCGAATACAACAGAATTTAATCCTTGGGATGCATTGATAGTTTCTGAATAAACGGTTTGCCCCATCATGTTACGCACTTCAAAAGCAATTTTAGTAGCTACCGGAGAAGCAAAATGAATAGTTGTAGATTCAGAGAAAGGGTTAGGGCTATTTTGAATGACAGAGAATTTGTTTAATTGGATAATATCATCGATTCCAACTGAAGCTGCGTCAAATTTATAATACAAGCTTTGAGGAATTGTAAGAGCTGTTCCAAAGGCGATACCTTTAACTTTCAGGTTAATTTGTACTTCGATGATTCCTGCACCCGGTGTAGTGTTAAGGAAGGTAACACAGCCATTGGTTCCGCCTGCCCATTTGCAATCAGGGGTATTGCAATTGTATTGAATTCCTGCAGGGAAATTAGCTAGGCTTTCAATCCAGATACTGTCAATGGTAGCTGACAAGCCACTAATGGTTGTATCAGATGGAAGTTTAAATTGAACAACATCAGGGAACATGGAAGTGGTTGAACCTGAGATGGTATCCATTGGAGATCCACCGGCAGCATTAGCTGGCCTTGGAAAGGCAAGAGCACCATTCGTATTGCCATCCGGAATACACTGGGAATAAGCTTGATTAAGAGCTACAATCGAAAAAATGCTAAGTACAAGTTTTTTCATCAAGTTGGTTTTTAGGATTAGTTGGTACAAAAATAATAAAAATGCTTAGAATGAGTAGCATAAAACAAAAAAGCCCCGAAAATTCGAGGCTTTTTTGATAATGGGAGAAAATATTATTGAATAGAAACTTTTTCAGTAATAGTTTTTTCGCCGGAAGTAAGGTTGATGAAATAGATACCAGCTTGTAAGTTGTCTTTGTTAAGTTGGTAGTTATTTACACCTGATTTACCATCGATGCTGGCAGTTCTTACAACTTTACCGGTAATGTCGGTTACGTTTAAAGAAACTTTACCGGCATTTTTCATAGAGAAACTAACTTGAGCGGTAGTTGAAAATGGATTTGGGTAAACAACCAAATTCAAATCTGCTGTGTTTAAAGTTTCAATTCCGGTTGAAGCGTTTAATTTATAACCTGCATATTTGATATAGTCACCGGTTCCGATTGGAGCAGGAAGAGCTGAATACCATTGTTCTTGACCGGCAATGTTTAACAACAAGTCAACTTTAAGAGTTAGGTCATAAGTAGCTGAATTAGCTAAGCTAGCACCTGGAACGGTAACAGTAGCACAACCAACAACAGGAGTTAGGTTTGGGAAAGTACCTGCATTTTCCCAAGTATCGTCAGCTTGGTCGGTAGTAACAACAGTTCCTGCTGGAGCGCCATCCATACCGATGTATTTAATTTTGATAATTTTTACAGACAAACCGGAAGCAGTTGTGTCGGTAATTGTTTTTAGATTAAAAACTGCTGAGTAATCCGTGTTAAGTTGGTAAGCATACTGAGGATCGTTGTTGAAAGTTGCAGTATCAGGAAGCAATTTACCGCCGGCAACTGAAACAAACAAGTTTGGATCAGGAGTGCATTGTGCGCTAGCTAATAATGCTGAAGATACAGCTAAAATGGAAAGTAAACCTTTTTTCATTTTTTTGTTTTTAGGTGATTATTGATTGATTTAGTAATTACAAAATTAAGCATTATCCAGACCACGTTCAACTTCTTCCATGGCAAGCAAGTCATGAGCTTCTTCAACGGTTGGAACGATATTAAGGATAGTATCAAGTTGAGAAATGGAAATTAATTTAGCCACAGAGCGTTGCAATCCTGATAGTACAAAGCTACCATTAGCATTTTTACAAAGTCGGTTAGCAACAAGAATTGCACTAAGTCCGGAGGAGTCGCAGTACCGGGTTTCACTCATATCAAGTATGATGTTTTTAAAACCTTCGGCATTAATAACCACAAGCTCTGCTTTCAGAGATGGGGATACATGACTATCTAGCTTTTCAGCCTTCAAAGAAATAATGGCGTATTTCTCTTTCTTGTCAGTAGTAAAATTCATTTCGTATCGGAAATATTTGCAAAGTTAACAATAAATTCGTTTCAACTGGATTTGCATTTTTTTCTTGGAGGGTTTGATAAGTCAAAATTAATTGGTTTCAGGTTCGGTTTTCAAATTTTGTAAAAAAAACTTTCCAACTTGAAGAAATATAAGAATCAAAAGGACTAATTTCAGTCCTTCGGCTGCTACCGTATAAAAGTGGATATTTGATGGTGGAAGGGGAATGCCTTGAAAATAAAGGGATGAACGATGGGCTAAAATGGGCATAAAAAGAAATGATTCTGCCACACATAAGGCAAAAACTAAGAAAGGGTAAACCATTCTCCACCATTCTTTCCCTATTCTTGAACTTAGAAAAAGCATTAAAACACAAAAGAGTAGTTCTGCTTTTTGGAAGAATTCAAAAATTGTCCTGGTCATTACAAACATAAGCCCTTTATGTTCGGGCAATAATTCCGGGGTTTTAGGTCTCAGAGTAGCTTCCATAGAAACTGCTACTATCATTCCAAACCAACAAGCAGTTAGGAACAGCAATGCAAGTGCATACTTTTTATTAGTTTTATCCATTTTGGCAAAATTAGCGGAATACTCCTTTTCTTTGCACGATAATTTTATTGTGGAGAAAAGAAATATAGCCATTTTAGGTTCAACCGGTTCAATTGGTACTCAGGCTTTGGATGTGGTAGCTGCCAATCCGGAAAAATTTCAGGTTGAACTATTAACTGCAGGTTCCAATGCAGAATTATTGGTAAAACAAGCCTTGACGTTTAAGCCAAATGTAGTGGTAATTGCCGATAAATCAAAGTATAACTGGGTTCAAGACCAATTGTGGAGTCAAGGAATTAAAGTTTACACCGGTATTGAAAGTATAGAGCAAGCCATTGCCGCTGAAGATATAGATATCGTTTTAACAGCTATGGTAGGATATGCCGGACTAAAGCCTACCATTGCAGCCATAAATTCAGGTAAGACAATTGCATTAGCCAATAAAGAGACCTTGGTAGTTGCAGGTGAGTTAATAACTAAATTGGCTCAATCAAAAGCAGTTAATATTTATCCGGTTGATTCTGAGCATTCTGCCATTTTTCAATGTTTGGTTGGAGAATTTCATAATCCTATTGAAAAGATAATTCTGACAGCTTCAGGAGGCCCATTTCGGGGAAGGAAGCGATCAGAATTAAACGAAATTAAGAAGGAACAGGCCTTAAAACATCCGAATTGGACCATGGGAGCCAAAATAACCATCGATTCTGCAACCTTAATGAATAAGGGATTAGAAGTAATCGAAGCTAAATGGCTTTTTCATTTAAAACCTGAACAAATTGAAGTCGTTGTTCATCCACAAAGTATTATTCATAGCTTGGTTCAGTTTCAGGATGGTTCAATGAAGGCACAATTGGGATTGCCTGACATGAAATTACCAATTCAATATGCGTTGGCATTTCCTTCCCGGATATCAAATGATTTTCCAAGATTTAATTTTATGAACTATCCTACTTTGACCTTTGAAAAACCTGATTTGGATACCTTTCATTGTCTGTCATTAGCTTTTCATGCCTTGGAATTAGGTGGAAATGCTCCTTGTGTTATAAATGCTGCCAACGAAATTGCAGTGGAGGCATTTTTGAAAGATCAAATTGGATTCTTGGAAATACCTGAAATTATAGAACATTGCCTGTCAAAATCTGCCTTGATAACCCATCCAAGTTTAGAAGATTTGATTGCTTCTGATGAATGGACAAGAAAAATGGCCTTGGAAAGAATAGGTTCAATGGTTTAGATTTTTTCCAAAGTAATAA from Bacteroidia bacterium harbors:
- a CDS encoding response regulator transcription factor, encoding MAQIKIIIADSSYLIREGLKALLSSNKNLNIISEAGNSEDLKKSKELKLADVMIIDFTEPEFKPEDIAKALVINPNIKVLAISNQISKPHILRAIEAGICSYVLKDCDKDEILDAVANTFEGKNFFCGKILDAVLVEQTSEVNLDHVASCCEPVDISKREMEIIRLIAEGMTNKEIADKLFLSKHTVNTHRKNIMQKLGLGNTADIVMYALKEKIITPLAEV
- a CDS encoding ribonuclease Z; translated protein: MNILILGSGSATPTLTRNPTAQLLEVSGRLFLIDCGESTQISLLRKKIPLLKINHIFISHLHGDHWLGLPGLISSMHLGGRTEPLHLFCPKGLDEILSIIFNHSDTHLQFQINYHFHSTDSKQLIWENSFLEIFSFPLLHKIQCNGFLFQEKPKLRNLRREAIEIHHIPVEDMMAIKAGSDWINSQGHTIPNALLTTPPKPSSSYAFCSDTAFHPKLNDYIHQVKVLYHEATFTQELESRAQSTFHSTANQAAQMASLIETQTLLLGHFSSRYKDTTPFLAEAKNHFPNTMLVYDGFNLDF
- a CDS encoding T9SS type A sorting domain-containing protein, whose protein sequence is MKKLVLSIAIVASSLASFAQAIDIYTPATIPGGAVGTTYNQTINFTVPSTATISTAAFGLPAIPGLPIPSTLPANITATTLTVAGLPAGVTGTFDVATGEYAAGSSGTLTLNGAPTEGGSFTVQITSSTAGNATLTGLGDFSFPGTISTPFTEIPVPALPQLFDKSYTMDISTGIEDLNANAFSVIQNMPNPFSGSTTIAFSTPGVEKVNLKVFDMLGKEVYSQSIQSKAGVNQVEFDGSSLKEGIYFFSLSNGSKNFTQKMQVKR
- a CDS encoding T9SS type A sorting domain-containing protein, giving the protein MKKLVLSIFSIVALNQAYSQCIPDGNTNGALAFPRPANAAGGSPMDTISGSTTSMFPDVVQFKLPSDTTISGLSATIDSIWIESLANFPAGIQYNCNTPDCKWAGGTNGCVTFLNTTPGAGIIEVQINLKVKGIAFGTALTIPQSLYYKFDAASVGIDDIIQLNKFSVIQNSPNPFSESTTIHFASPVATKIAFEVRNMMGQTVYSETINASQGLNSVVFANSNLANGTYFYSLNNGQITTTGKMSIQK
- a CDS encoding T9SS type A sorting domain-containing protein, translated to MKKGLLSILAVSSALLASAQCTPDPNLFVSVAGGKLLPDTATFNNDPQYAYQLNTDYSAVFNLKTITDTTASGLSVKIIKIKYIGMDGAPAGTVVTTDQADDTWENAGTFPNLTPVVGCATVTVPGASLANSATYDLTLKVDLLLNIAGQEQWYSALPAPIGTGDYIKYAGYKLNASTGIETLNTADLNLVVYPNPFSTTAQVSFSMKNAGKVSLNVTDITGKVVRTASIDGKSGVNNYQLNKDNLQAGIYFINLTSGEKTITEKVSIQ
- a CDS encoding STAS domain-containing protein, which gives rise to MNFTTDKKEKYAIISLKAEKLDSHVSPSLKAELVVINAEGFKNIILDMSETRYCDSSGLSAILVANRLCKNANGSFVLSGLQRSVAKLISISQLDTILNIVPTVEEAHDLLAMEEVERGLDNA
- a CDS encoding 1-deoxy-D-xylulose-5-phosphate reductoisomerase: MVEKRNIAILGSTGSIGTQALDVVAANPEKFQVELLTAGSNAELLVKQALTFKPNVVVIADKSKYNWVQDQLWSQGIKVYTGIESIEQAIAAEDIDIVLTAMVGYAGLKPTIAAINSGKTIALANKETLVVAGELITKLAQSKAVNIYPVDSEHSAIFQCLVGEFHNPIEKIILTASGGPFRGRKRSELNEIKKEQALKHPNWTMGAKITIDSATLMNKGLEVIEAKWLFHLKPEQIEVVVHPQSIIHSLVQFQDGSMKAQLGLPDMKLPIQYALAFPSRISNDFPRFNFMNYPTLTFEKPDLDTFHCLSLAFHALELGGNAPCVINAANEIAVEAFLKDQIGFLEIPEIIEHCLSKSALITHPSLEDLIASDEWTRKMALERIGSMV